The stretch of DNA CCGTCGAGGGTCAGCAGCGGCCCGCCGCTGTTGCCGGGGTTGACCGCCGCGTCGGTCTGGATCGTCTCGGGGATCGTAAAGCCCGTCCCGGTCGGGTTCGAGCGGTTCGTCCCGCTGACGTAACCGACGGTGATGGTGCCGTCCAGTCCCATCGGGTTCCCGATGGCCACGACGCGCTCACCGGGCTCGGGGTTGGCCTCGGCGACCGGGAGGGGGTCGGCGTCCTCGGGCAGGTCCTCGACGGCGACGACGGCGAGGTCGGTGTAGGGGTCGGTCCCGACCACCTCGCCAGTGAGCCACGTCCCGTCGTGGAGGCGCAGTTCGACGTACTCCTGCTCGCCGACGACGTGCTCGTTGGTGACGACGTGGTGGTCGTCGTAGACGAACCCAGACCCGGCACCGCGTCCGGGACCGCGGCCGTCGTCGGTGACGTAGACCGAGACGACCGACGGGATCGTTCCCTCGTACAGTTCTCTGATGGTGGTGTCTTCTGACATCTGTGGGTGGACTGCGCGACCGGGGCACCGCCCCGGGGCAGACTAACCCGTGGTAAGGGGTGACAGTATTTGACTGTTTTGCCGTATCGGACTAACTTCCGTTTTTTCTATCCTGTAATGGCTTCCCTCACTCCCGGAGGAGCCGGAAGCCGATGTCTCGGCCGTGATCCCGGCTGAGGTCGATCCACAGCCGCGCGAGGGCTTCCAGGCGCGTGGCGGCCCCGAGGGCCCCGGCCTCGACGGGGTCGAAGCCGAGGTCGCCGGCCAGCGTCGCGACGGTCTCGCGGGCCGCCCGGTTGTCGCCAGCGACGAACATCGTCGCCCGCTCGCCGCCGATCTCGGGGTCGGTCATCCGGTTCGCGCCGATGGTGTTGAACGCCTTGACTACCCGCGCCTCGGGGGCGGCGTCGGCGACGCGGGCGGCCAGCGACCGCTCGGCCGTCGCCTCGGGGTACTCGTTGGTGGCGTCGACCAGCGGCTTCGCCGCGAGGTGGGTGGCGAGGTCGGCCGCGACCGAGGGCGCGGCGCTGCCCGGCACCGCGAGGACGACGGCCTCGCCGCGCTCGGCGGCCTCACCCCGCGGCAGGACGTCGATCGCGTCGCCGATACCCCCTCCGGACTCCGCGGGCGTTCGCGAGCCCAGGACGACCGCGTGACCGGCCGCGTCGAACCCGCGGGCGAGCGCCGTGCCGACGCTGCCGGTGCCGATGATCCCGATTCGCATACCCGGAGTACGTGTCGGTGGACCAAAACGTTCGTGGCGGGTCCGTTCGGTCGGTGCCCCTCGCCGCCGCGGCGGTGGCTTTATGCGGCGGTCAGTCCCACCGTCGCGTATGCAAGTCGGAGTCCTGACCGTCCCGCTGGGCGGCGAACCGCTCGCGGACGCCCTCGCCTACCTCGACGACCTCGGGGTCGGCGCGGTCGAACTGGGCTGTGGTGGCTTCCCAGGCGACGACCACCTCCCCCGGGACGAGTACCTCGACGACGAAGACGCACAGGCCGAGCTCCGGGACCTGCTCGACGACCACGGGCTGACCGTGAGCGCGCTGGCGACGCACAACAACCCGCTCCACCCCGACGACGAGCGGGCCGACGAGGCCGACACCGAGCTCCGGGAGGCGATCCGGCTGGCCGACCAGCTGGGCGTCGACGCCGTCACCTGCTTCTCGGGCCTGCCGGCGGGCGGCCCCGACGACGAGGTACCGAACTGGATCACCGCGCCGTGGCCCACCGAACACGCCGACGCCCACGAGTACCAGTGGGGCGTCGCCGAGGAGTACTGGTCGGACCTGGCCGACCACGCCGCCGACCACGGCGTCGACGTCGCCATCGAGATGCACCCCAACATGCTCGTCTACGAGCCCCGGGGGATGCTGGAACTGCGCGAGCGCACCAACGACCGCATCGGGGCGAACTTCGACCCCTCGCACCTGTACTGGCAGGGCATCGACGTCACCGAGGCCATCCGCCTGCTGGGCGAGCACGACGCCATCCACCACGTCCACGCCAAGGACACGAAGGTCTACGACGCCAACGCCAGCGAGAAGGGCGTGCTGGACACCACTCCCTACACCGAGGAGGCGGACCGCTCGTGGCTGTTCCGCTCGATCGGCTACGGCCACGGCGAGGCCCACTGGAAGGACGTCGTCTCGACCCTGCGGATGGTCGGCTACGACGGTGCCCTCTCCATCGAACACGAGGACTCCCTGACCAGCGCCCGCGAGGGCCTGGAGAAGGCCGTCGACGTGCTGGACCGCGCCGTCTTCGAGACGCAACCGGGCGAGGCATACTGGGCTGAGTGACGATGACGGACGAACCACTCGACATCGGCGTTCTGGGGTACCGCTTCATGGGCAAGGCCCACGCAAACGCCTTCGCGCGGCTCCCGATGTTCTTCGCGGACGCGCCCGACCTCAACCGCGCGGTGCTGGTCGGCCGCGACGAGGCGGCGCTGGCCGACGCCGCCGACGAACTGGGCTTCGCTCGCACGGCGACCGACTGGGAATCCGTGGTCGACGAGGTGGACGTCTTCTACAACCTCGGGCCGAACCACGTCCACGCCGAGCCCTCGATCGCGGCGCTCGAAGCGGGGACGCCGGTCTTCTGCGAGAAGCCGCTCGCGCCGGGGCTGGACGACGCCGCGGCGATGGCCGAGGCGGCCGCCGACGCCGACGTGCCGGCCGGCATCGCGTTCAACTACCGGTTCATCCCGGCGATCCAGTACGCGAAGAACCTGATCGAGGCCGGCGAGCTGGGCGAGCTCCGCCACTTCCGGGGCCGGTACCTCCAGGACTGGCTGGTCGACCCCGAAGCCCCGTGGTCCTGGCGCAACGACGAGGAGCTGGCCGGCAGCGGCGCGCTGGGCGACCTCGGTGCCCACACCGTCGACCTCGCGCGGTTCCTCGTCGGCGACGTGGCGGCGGTCAGCGGCCACCTGCGGACCTTCGTCGACGAGCGGCCCGTCGACGGGGAAGACGAGACCCGCCCGGTCACCGTCGACGACGCCTACTCCGCGCAGGTCGCCTTCGAGGACGGCACGATGGGCACGCTGGAAGCGTCCCGGTTCGCCAACGGCCGGAAGAACGACCACACCATCGAGATCGAGGGCTCGAAGGGGAGCCTGAAGTTCTCGCTGGAGCGGCTGAACGAGCTGGAGGTCCTGCGCGAGGACTCGCGGGGCTACGAGACGGTCCTGGTGACCGACGAGTCGGACCCGTACATCGACCACTGGTGGCCGCCGGGGCACGTCATCGGCTGGGAGCACACGTTCGTCCACGAGAACTACGAGTTCCTCTCGGCGGTCGCGGAGGGCGGGGACTACGAGCCGAGCTTCGCCGACGGCCTGGCCGTCCAGCGGGTGCTCGACGCCGTCGAGCGCAGCGACGACGAGCGGGCGTGGATCGAGGTCTGACCCACGACCGTATCAGAACGACCGCAGCGATTCGAGGGCGTCGGCGGCGCTCCCGTCTTCGACGGCCGCCCGGGCCTGGTCGAGCCCGTCGCCGATGCTGTCGGCGTCCTCGCGGGCGTAGATCCGCAGCGCGGCGTTGAGCGCGACGGCGTCGGCGAAGCCGTCCTCGCGCTCGCCGGCCAGGACCGCTTCGGTGATCGCGGCGGACTCGGCGGCCACGTCGTCGACCCCGAGGTCCTCGCTCGTGACGTCCATCCCGAGGTCGCCGGTCCGGATCTCGAAGTCCGCGATGTCCTCGTCGTCGGACTCGTCGCCCTCGATCGGCCACTCGGCGACGACCGTCTCGCCGGGGCGGACGTCGTCGTACCCCTCCATCCCCTGGAAGAACAGCGCCCGGTCGACGGTGCTTGACTCGGACTGCTTCAGGGTCCGGACCATCTTCTTGGCGAACGGCAGGTGGTAGAAGCTCCCGAGGTGGACGTCGGCGTTCGCCGGGTTGGCGAGCGTCTCGACGGTGTTGACGAACGTGCGGACGCCCATCGTGTCCCGGCGCTCGAACAGGTCGTCGATCCCGGGGTTGAACCGTGGCTGGTAGTAGAAGCCGAAGCCGACGTCGTCGACCATCGCGGCGCTCTCGGCCGGGTCGAGGTCGGTCCGGACGCCGAGTTCGTCCAGCACGTGCTTGTAGGCGTCCTGCTTCTGGGTCGGGACCCGATCGCCCGAGTGGACCACGACCGGCGTGCCGGCGGCCGCGGCGACCAGCCCGGCGGCCACGCCCAGGATGGCCGACCGGCCCTTGCCGTCGTAGTTCGCGCCGCAGTCGACGGGGTCGGCGTCCGGTTCGGCGGCGACGACGGACTCCTCGTGCATCACGTCGACGTAGGCCCCCAGTTCCTCGGGGTTGTTGCGCTTCCAGCGGTTGGCGAGCCAGAACGCCCCCAGCGTCGTGTGGTCGGGTTCGCCGCCGAGGATGCGCTGGAACGCCTCCCGGGCCTGCGCCCGCGACATATCGTCGGCGGACTTGTGTCCGGAGCCGACGACGTCGGTCATCAGGCGCTTCAGCGGCCACTCGCCGTACTCGCGGGTCGCTCGTGCCATACGAACCCGTTCGGGTGCGAGTTCAAAAGCCCCTGCGCTTTTCCTGCCGCCCGAGAATCCCGGCGACGCCCGAAACCCATACACCACTCCGACCCTAATCCGGGGTGATGAGCCTCCAGTCGGGCGACTGGCGCGAGCGCATCGACGACGTGGACGCCGCCCTCGTCGACGGCTACCAGAGCGGGTTCCCCGTCCGGGAACGTCCATTCGAGGCCGTCGGCGCGGACCTCGGGATCGCGGCCGACGACGCCCTCGAACGGGTCGAGCGCCTGCGCGAGGACGGTATCTTCCGGCGGTTCGGTCCCGTCCTCAATCCGCCGGTCATCGGCTCCTCGACGCTGGCGGCGGTCTCGGTGCCCGACGCGGAGTTCGACGACGTGGCCGCCGTCGTCAACGGCTACCGACAGATCAACCACAACTACGCCCGCGACCACGAGTGGAACATGTGGTTCGTCGTCACCGCCGGCTCGCGCGCGAAGCGCGACGAGATCATCGCCGACGTCGAGCGACGGACCGGCCACGAGGTGCTGGTCCTGCCGATGCTGACCGACTACTACATCGACCTGGAGTTCCCCGTCGTCAACTCGGACAGGTTCGCCCGCGAATCCCTCGACGGCACGGACGCCAGCGCCACCCGAATCAGCGAGGACGCGGCCGCCGACCTCTCGGCGCTGGACCGACGGCTCCTGCTGGCGACCCAGGAGGGGTTCCCGCTGTCGGCGACGCCGTACCGCGACGTGGCCGACGCCGTCGACGCCGACGTGGGGGACGTGCTGGCGGCCGTCGAGCGGCTGCGCGCGGACAACTGCATCAAGCGGATCGGCTGTGTCGTCAACCACGTGACGACGGGGTTCGACAGCAACTGTATGGTCGTCTGGGACGTGCCCGACGACAAGCTGGACGCGTGGGGCCAGCGGGCGGGCGAGCTCCCCTACGTGACGCTCTGCTACCACCGACCGCGCCGGCCCGACCAGGACTGGCCGTACAACCTCTTCACGATGATCCACGGCCGCGACGCCGACGCGGTCGACGCCAAGATCGACGAGCTGGCCGCCGACTACCTCCCGGTCGTACACGAGCGCCTCTACTCGACGGCGACGCTGAAACAGACCGGCGCGCGCTACGACGACATCGTCGGCGAGTCGCGGTAGCGAGCGGGGGCGGAGACCGCGCCGTTCCGGCCGGGACCACGGGTTCCGAAAGCACTAACCGAGTCTCTTCCTTAAGACGGGTCAATGAGTCAGCAACTCCCGGACGTGCAGGCGTCGAGTCCGGACGTGACAGTCGGTCTCAACCGCGTCGGCGTGACGGGCGTGGAGAAGCTCGTCAAACTCGGCCGGCGGGACCGCGATCCCATCGTGCTGATGGCGGAGTTCGAGGTGTACGTCGACCTGCCCTCCTGGCGGAAGGGCGCGGACATGTCCCGGAACATGGAGGTCATCGACGAGACGCTGGAGACCGCCGTCGGGACGGAGGCCTACCGCGTCGAGGACGTCTGTGGCGACGCCGCCGAACTCCTGCTGGAGAAACACGACTACACGACCAAGGCGGAGGTCCGGATGGAAGCGGAGTACGTCACCCACGAGTCGACGCCGGAGAGCGGGATGGCGACCCAGTCGACGGCCGACATCATCGCCTCCGCGACGGCCACCGAGGAGGGGACCCGCGAGGAGATCGGTGCCCGCGTCACCGGGATGACCGTCTGTCCCTGCTCGCAGGGGATGTCCGCCTCCCGCGCCCGCGACACCCTCCGCGGGATGAACGTCGAGGACGAGGTCATCGAGGAGTTCCTCGAGACGATGCCCCAGGCCGGCCACTCCCAGCGGGGTCACGCCACGCTGACCGTCGAGAGCGAGGGCGCGCCCGAGGTCGACCTCAACGACCTCATCGAGGTGGCGCGTGACTCGATGAGCGCCCGCATCTACAACCTCGCGAAGCGGCCCGACGAGGACCACATGACCTTCGAGGCCCACAAGGACGCGAAGTTCGTCGAGGACTGCGTGCGGGCGATGGCCGAGGGCGTCGTCGACGCGTTCCCGGACCTGCCGGAGGACGCGATCGTCACGATGAAACAGTCCAACGACGAGTCGATCCACCAACACAACGCCCACGCGGAGCGGGTGGCGGAGTTCGGCGACCTGGTCGGCGAGGTCGAGGAGTAGGGCGGCGAGCGGGGACCTGGTCGGCGAAGTCGAACCGACCGGTCAGGGCGGATTGATGGTCGTCGCCTCGGCCCAGTGGTCGTCGAACGCGCGGCTGATGTCGGCGGTGAAGTCGGGGTCCTTGAGGTCGATGACGCCGAACGTCTCCTCGCGGCCCATCGGGTGGGGGACCTCGATACACACCTCGACGTCGTCGATGAGTTCGAACGTCGTCGAGACGGCGGGGCTGGCCCGGGCCTGGTAGTTCTCGTAGGGAGCGAGCCGCTCGTAGTACTCCTCGTTGGCCGCCTCCGGGAGGTTCTCGAAGAGGTCGGGCCGGACCAGCAGCGACACCTCGACGCCGCGGTCCAGCGCGGCGACGAGTTCGTCGACGATGCGCTCCGTCGCCTCGACGATGTCGACCTGCCGGGCCGGCGAGGAGCCGACCATCACGATCCGGGAGTCGGCCGCCGCGAGCCGCTCCAGCAGGAGGTCGAGCGTCTCCTCGGGGCCGACCGCGGCCGTCCAGAACGGCTCGTCGACCGGTTCGGCGGTCTCCAGTTGCTCGGCGAGGTCGTCGACGATGTCCTCGTACTGGCTGGCCTTCTCCTGGAGTTCCTGCTTCTTGTCGTCGAGCAGGCGGTCCAGCGCGGTGTCGGGCTCGACGGCGACGTACTTCTTCGGTCGGCTGGCCGTCTGACTGCGGACGAGATTGTACGTCTCCAGGCTGTTGAGCACGTCGTAGATGCGACCCATCGGCACGTCGCTGGCACGTGACAACTCCTTGGCCGTTGTCGGCCCCGTCTCAAGCAGGGACCGATAGGCTCTCGCCTCGTACTCGGAGAGGCCGAGGTCTCTCAGGCTCGCCATACTGTCTCATCCCGGGCCTGCGACAAAAACGAATCGGCTGTTTACCGTTTGTCACCGTTGCACGCTGTCGCCGGCCGGGCCCCACCGCTGGTCGGGTCCCACCGCCGGGTCAGCTTCCGTCGGTCAGGGCCGCCTCGAGGTCGGCGGGGGTCGTCGCCTCGGCCGTGACGGTGCCGTCCTCGTACCGGCGTGCGACGCCGTCGCCGTCGGGGTCGGGGACGACCGTCGTCTCGTGGTCGGCCAGCCGGAGCGCCGCCCGGTGGAGGTCGCTGCCGGCCTCGGTCCCGACGACGATCCGCTGTGGGTCCCGCAAGCGGGCCGCGACCGTCGCGTAGCCGGCCACCTCGACGCCCATCCGCTCGGCCGCGCCGGCGAAGGACTCGACGGCGGCGGTCGCGGCCGCGCGGTAGCGGTCCTGGCCGGTGAGGTGCGCGAGATCGACCAGCGCGTCGGCCAGTTCGACGGTGGCGTCGAGCGGGTGCAGCGACCGGCCACAGAGTCCCGCACCGCTGTCGGGGCCGTCACGGAACGCCCCCGAGTCCTGCTGGCGGTGCTCGATCGTCCAGTCGGCGACGGCCGCGGCCGGCCCGCCCTCGCCCAGGACCTGCCAGCTCGTGGTCAGCCCCTGGAGGAGCCGGGCCTGGTCGAACAGGAGTCCGGCCTCACTGTCGGGGTCGTCGTAGTGGCGGACCGCGCCGTCGTCGACGAGGGTCTCGCAGACGTGCTCGCGGGCCCGCGTGGCGTACTGCTTCGCCCGGTCGCTGTCCGTGTAGGCGTGGACCCACAGCAGGCCGTCGACGGCCAGTCCGTTCCGGTCGGCGAACACCGTGCCGTCGACGTGTGGCGCGTCGGCGTCCTCCCGGTCGGTCGCGCCCAGGTGGTAGTAGTCGTCGTCGCCGGCCTGGCTCCCGGCGAAGCCGTCGCCGGTCCAGAGGTCCGTGGTGAGGTACTCGACGGTACGCTGGGCGGCGTCGCGGTAGGGCTCCCGACCGGTGTACCGGTAGCCGTGGGCGAACGCCCGCACCAGCGCGGCGTTCTCGTCCAGCAGTTTCTCCCGGCGGGGGTTCGACCAGTCCCGGGCCGTCGCGTACCGGAAGAAACCGCCGTCGTAGGTGTCCAGCAGGTGCGTCTGGATCGCCTCCAGGGTCCGGGTCGCCTGGTCGCGGGCCCGCACCAGCGCGAACTCGACGGTCCGGGGCAGCGGGAACTTCACGTCCGACCCCCAGCCGCCGAACTCCTCGTCGAACGCGCCGAGCAGCTGCTCGACCATGTGCTCCTCGATGCGCGCTCGCAGGTCGCCCGCGGGCGGGGCCTCGTCCTGGAGCTGGCGGGGCACCGACCCCGCGTCCGTGCCCTGTGCGTCCCAGGACTCCCGGACGCTGTCGAGGATCCCCCGGAAGCCGTCGGGACCGAGGAACGTCGCGCCGGTGATGACCTCCCCCTCGGGCGTGAGGAACACCGTCGACGGGAACCCACCCATCGTGTACCGCTCGCGCACCCGGGGGTTGCGGTCGGCGTCCACCCTGACCGGGACGAACCCGTCGTTGATGTTGGCGGCGATGCGTGGCTCGCCGAAGGTCCGGCGGTCCATCGCCCGACACTCCGCGCTCCAGGGGACCGTCAGCGACAGCAGGAGCGGCTTCCCGCTCCCCGCGGCGCGCTCGAAGGCCTCGGACCCCCACTCGCGCCACTCGACTTTCGTGTCCGCCGCGAACTCGTCCATACGCCGGTCTCGGAGGTGCGCGTACAAAGGCCCTCGTACTTCCGGACCGACGCCAGGGCCGGAGCCGGTGAGCACCGCCGGGACACACATCAGCGCTTCGCAGCGTCGCAGACCCAGCGACGCGACGAAAGACGGATTTGCGCGACCCGCCAAGGTCGAGTATGGGCACCGACCAGCCCGCCCACGACCACCGCGGTCCCGTCACGCCCGGCGACCGGCCGCCCCGGCCCGGCCGCGTCCCGCTCCTGGACAACACGCTGGCGATGTTCCGGGACCCGCTGGGCTTCTACGACCGCGTCGGCCGGATGGACGCCGACGTGGTCGGGTTCAACGTCGCCGGGACGACCGGCTACTTCGTCACCCACCCGGACCTCGTCGAGCAGGTGCTGGTGACCGACGACGCCCGCTACGAGAAGGGCCAACTGCTGCGGGACGCCCTCGGGGAGTTCATCGGCGAGGGCCTGTTCCTGCTGGAGGGCGAGGAGTGGCGCGAGCAACGCACCGCGCTCCAGCCAGCCTTCTACCGAGAGACGGTGGCCGCCTACGGCGAGACGATGACCGACTTCGCCCGCCGGACCGCGGACGGCTGGGACGACGGGCAGCGGCTCGCCCTCCTGCCGGCGATGCAGACCTACACGCTCCGGGTGCTGGGCAAGACGCTGCTCGACGTCGACATCGAGCGGACCGCCGAGGCGCTGGAGCCCCTGCTCTCGTCGCTGCGAGTCCGGACCGACCCCGGCTCCGTCTCCGCGTACACGCCGCTGTGGGTCCCGACCCCCACGAACCGGGAGGTCCGGCGCGCCCGCGCCGACTTCGAGGCGACGCTGGACGACATCATCGCCGCGCGCCAGGCCGAATCCGCCGACGAGCGGGCGGCCCGCGACGACGTGCTCTCCCTGCTGCTGTCGCTGGACGAGGCGACGATGGATCGGGAGCGGCTGGGCCACCAGCTGCTGACCTTCCTCGTGGCCGGCCACGACACGACGGCGCTGACGCTGACCTACGCGCTGTTCCTGCTGGCGAACGACTCCGGAGCCCAGCGCCGTCTCCACGAGGAACTCGACGCGACGCTGGACGACGACCCGACGCCGTCGGACCTGTTCGACCTGCCGTACCTGGACCGCGTGCTGACGGAGGCGCTGCGGCTCTACCCGCCGGCGTTCACCACCTTCCGCCAGCCCACCGAACCGGTTCGGCTGGGTGGCTACGACATCGAGCCGTCGGCCCAGCTCACCATCCCCCAGTACCTCGTCCACCGCGACGAGCGGTGGTACGACGACCCCGACGCCTTCCGCCCGGACCGCTGGACCGACGACTTCGAGGCCGAGCTCCCCGACTACGCCTACTACCCGTTCGGCGGCGGCCCCCGTCACTGCATCGGGATGCGGTTCGCCCGGATGGAGGCGAAGCTCGCGCTGGCGACCCTGTGTCGCCGCTACCGCTTCGAGGCGGTCACCGAACCGCCGCTGGAACTGGGGATGCGCATCACGCTCTCGCCGACCGAACCAGTCGAAGTCAGGGTCCGCGAGCGGGACTGAGCGGCCAGGCCACGCTCCTGGCGGTGTGTCCCCGACCACTCGAAAGGCGTTTGGGCGCGGGTCTGCAATCGTGGGTATGCTCCGGGTCATCGGGCTGCTCCTGCTCATCCCGCTGTTCGACATCGTGCTCCTGGTGGCGGTGGCCATCCCCTACCTGGGTCCGCTCGTCACCGTCGCCCTGGTCGTCCTCACGGCGCTGGTGGGGATGCTCCTGGTGCGTGCGGAGGGGCGCGCGACGCTCCGTGAGATCCAGCGCAAGCTCGCGACCGGCGAGGTGCCGACCGACGAACTCATCGACGGCGGCCTGCTCGTCGCCGCCGGCGCGTTCTTCCTCACGCCCGGCCTGGTGACCGACTTCGTCGGCCTCCTGCTGGCGGTGCCGCTGACCCGCTACCCGGTCCGGGCGGCGACGCGGCGCTGGGTCGTCCGCCCCTACATCGACGCCAAGACCGGCGGCTTCGCCTCCGGCCAGGTGTACGTCGGCGGCTTCCCGAACGAGGACGGCGGCCCGGCACCCGGTCCGGGCGGCCCCGGCTCCGGCGACGGCGGTCGCTCGGGGTCCGGTGGCTTCGATCCCGACGACGCCACCGACGTCGACTTCGAGGAGTCAGACAACTGAGCCCTGCGGCGGTCTCACACCCGACCCGTGAAACGTTACCCTTTTCTATGGCCCTCGGATACGTTGGAATGCGCTCGCCTGGGCCAATAGCTCAATCAGGTTGAGCGCTCGGCTGATAACCGGGAGGTTCGCGGTTCAAATCCGCGTTGGCCCACCTCCCTTCCGAACGGACTTCAGCCGTTCGGGATTTGGGGCCGCAACTCCCCTACGTTCCAATCTTCGGGTAATAACGATTCTGAGGGAGGGGGTACAAAACGTAATCCGAGTAGTTTCACTACTGGACCCCCTCACCACGTTCGGGACGGTCGCTGGCCCAGCCGGGTCCGTCCGGCTCCCGACCGGACAGCGCTCCCTCGGCGCGCTCACGGCAGGAGGAGCCACACCGTTCTCCCGGTAGCGAGTCGAAGCGCGTAAGACGCCCCTCCGAGATTGGTACGGCATATGAGCAACGACGCGGGCGACGCGCACCCGAACGCGGAGCAGGACGTCATCGCGGTCGACGCCGACGACAACGAGGAGGGGCTCGTCAACCGACTCGACGCCCACACGGGCGAGGGCGTCCGGCACCGGGCGTTCACCGCGCTGCTGTTCGACGAGGACGACCGGGTCCTGCTGGCCCAGCGGGCGGCCGACAAGCGCCTCTGGGACACCCACTGGGACGGCACCGTCGCCTCCCACCCCGTGGAGGGACAGACTCAGGTCGAGGCGACCCGGCAGCGACTGGAGGAGGAACTGGGGGTCACGCCCGACCAGTACGACGACCTTCGGGTGACCGACCGCTTCGAGTACAAGCGCTACTACGAGAACGCGGGGCTGGAGTGGGAGGTCTGTGCGGTGTTGCAGGCGACGCTGACCGACACGTCGCTGGATCCCAACCCCGAGGAGGTCGACGGACTGCTGTGGGTCCCCTACGAGCGCCTGCGCGAGCACCCCGAGTACTACCGACAGCTGCGCCTGTGTCCGTGGTTCGAGATCGCGATGCGACGCGACGACGAGCGGTAGCGCCGAGCGACGGCGAGACACCTCGGCGCACACGGAGCGGGCCGCTCACTCGGAGTGGACGGGGTCGGCCCGACGCGCGCGCTCCCCGTCGGTCGACTCGGGCCAGGGGTCGTCCCGCCCGGGCTCGGCGGCGGGCAGGTCGATCGTGACGACCGTCCCGTCGTCGACCTCGAAGCCGACGGTGCCGCCGACGCCGCGGACCACCCACTTGACCAGCCACAGGCCGACGCCGGAGCCGTGCTGGAGCGGCGTCTCCTCGCCGGACGTGATCACCTCCCGCTCGTGGGCCGCGATGCCGGGACCGTCGTCGCGGACGCGGACGACGACGCGGTCGTCGGCGGCGTCGGCCTCGACGGTCACGGCGACCGTCGGGTCGCCGCCGGCGTGTTCGACGGCGTTGTCGAGCAGTTCCTCGAAGGCGAGCGTCAGCGACGGGCCGCCGGTGATCCAGCAGTCCGCGGGACAGGACAGCGAGACGTCGGCGGCGGGCGCGTCCGCCTGCGTCCGCTCGACGACGGGGACGAGCAGCGTCCGGAGGCGGATCGGCCGGGCGTGCTCGCTCTCCAGGGCCTCCGAGACCCGGCCGATCTTGTCACTGCGGTCGACGATCTCGTCGACGGTCCGCTCGATGCGCTCGATGCGCTCCCGGCCCTCGGGACCGACGCTGTCGGCCAGCAGGTCGGCGTTGCCGCGGACGACGTTCATCTCGTTGCGGATGTTGTGGCGCAGCAGGCGGTTCAACACGTCGATGCGCTGCTCGCGCTGGCGGCGATCGGTCACGTCCCGCAGGCTGACGAGGTGCCCCGAGACGACGCCGTACGCGCGGTACAGCGGCGTCACCCGGACGTCGAAGTAGCGGACCGCGCCGTCGCGGTCGAGTCGTGTCACCGTCTCCGCGTCCTCGCCGGCGTCCGGGACGACGTCGGCAAGCGTCGGCAGTTCGTCCGCGAGCGACCGACCGACCAGCGCCTCGCGCCCGTCCGCGAACAGCCCGGTGGCGGCGTCGTTGACGTCGACGATCCGTCCGCCCTCGTCGACGATGACGACGCGGTCGTCCATCTCCGCGAAGACCGCCTCCCGACCGAGTTCGCGGGTGACCGGGGCGACGTCGAGGAGCCGGCCCCGAAGCAGCGCGACCGAGAGGACGACGCCGGAGACGACGTAGCCGACGCTGGTCGGATCGACGACGGGGAAGAAGAGGTCCAGCGCGTGCAGGGCCTGGGCGACGGTCGGCACCGTGATGGCGAGCAGGAGGGCGACCCCCTGTCCGCGGAACGACCGGTTGCTCCGGAGGATCATCCGCATCAGGAGGAGGCCGCCACCCAGCACCAGCGCGAGCATGTACGCGAGGTGCGCCCAGCGGGCCAGTCCCCAGGCGGGAGCGAGCGAACTGGTGCCGCCGGCGACGGTCGTCGTGGAGCCGGCCCAGACGAGGTGGTGGCTGCCGTTCGACCAGACCAGCGTCACGAAGACCGCCGGCTCGATCAGCAGGAGAGCGAGCCGCCGCCTGGTGAGCCAGT from Haloarcula litorea encodes:
- the mptA gene encoding GTP cyclohydrolase MptA, with the translated sequence MSQQLPDVQASSPDVTVGLNRVGVTGVEKLVKLGRRDRDPIVLMAEFEVYVDLPSWRKGADMSRNMEVIDETLETAVGTEAYRVEDVCGDAAELLLEKHDYTTKAEVRMEAEYVTHESTPESGMATQSTADIIASATATEEGTREEIGARVTGMTVCPCSQGMSASRARDTLRGMNVEDEVIEEFLETMPQAGHSQRGHATLTVESEGAPEVDLNDLIEVARDSMSARIYNLAKRPDEDHMTFEAHKDAKFVEDCVRAMAEGVVDAFPDLPEDAIVTMKQSNDESIHQHNAHAERVAEFGDLVGEVEE
- a CDS encoding sugar phosphate isomerase/epimerase family protein, with translation MQVGVLTVPLGGEPLADALAYLDDLGVGAVELGCGGFPGDDHLPRDEYLDDEDAQAELRDLLDDHGLTVSALATHNNPLHPDDERADEADTELREAIRLADQLGVDAVTCFSGLPAGGPDDEVPNWITAPWPTEHADAHEYQWGVAEEYWSDLADHAADHGVDVAIEMHPNMLVYEPRGMLELRERTNDRIGANFDPSHLYWQGIDVTEAIRLLGEHDAIHHVHAKDTKVYDANASEKGVLDTTPYTEEADRSWLFRSIGYGHGEAHWKDVVSTLRMVGYDGALSIEHEDSLTSAREGLEKAVDVLDRAVFETQPGEAYWAE
- a CDS encoding NADPH-dependent F420 reductase, which encodes MRIGIIGTGSVGTALARGFDAAGHAVVLGSRTPAESGGGIGDAIDVLPRGEAAERGEAVVLAVPGSAAPSVAADLATHLAAKPLVDATNEYPEATAERSLAARVADAAPEARVVKAFNTIGANRMTDPEIGGERATMFVAGDNRAARETVATLAGDLGFDPVEAGALGAATRLEALARLWIDLSRDHGRDIGFRLLRE
- a CDS encoding Lrp/AsnC family transcriptional regulator — its product is MSLQSGDWRERIDDVDAALVDGYQSGFPVRERPFEAVGADLGIAADDALERVERLREDGIFRRFGPVLNPPVIGSSTLAAVSVPDAEFDDVAAVVNGYRQINHNYARDHEWNMWFVVTAGSRAKRDEIIADVERRTGHEVLVLPMLTDYYIDLEFPVVNSDRFARESLDGTDASATRISEDAAADLSALDRRLLLATQEGFPLSATPYRDVADAVDADVGDVLAAVERLRADNCIKRIGCVVNHVTTGFDSNCMVVWDVPDDKLDAWGQRAGELPYVTLCYHRPRRPDQDWPYNLFTMIHGRDADAVDAKIDELAADYLPVVHERLYSTATLKQTGARYDDIVGESR
- a CDS encoding Gfo/Idh/MocA family protein is translated as MTDEPLDIGVLGYRFMGKAHANAFARLPMFFADAPDLNRAVLVGRDEAALADAADELGFARTATDWESVVDEVDVFYNLGPNHVHAEPSIAALEAGTPVFCEKPLAPGLDDAAAMAEAAADADVPAGIAFNYRFIPAIQYAKNLIEAGELGELRHFRGRYLQDWLVDPEAPWSWRNDEELAGSGALGDLGAHTVDLARFLVGDVAAVSGHLRTFVDERPVDGEDETRPVTVDDAYSAQVAFEDGTMGTLEASRFANGRKNDHTIEIEGSKGSLKFSLERLNELEVLREDSRGYETVLVTDESDPYIDHWWPPGHVIGWEHTFVHENYEFLSAVAEGGDYEPSFADGLAVQRVLDAVERSDDERAWIEV
- a CDS encoding anthranilate phosphoribosyltransferase, whose amino-acid sequence is MARATREYGEWPLKRLMTDVVGSGHKSADDMSRAQAREAFQRILGGEPDHTTLGAFWLANRWKRNNPEELGAYVDVMHEESVVAAEPDADPVDCGANYDGKGRSAILGVAAGLVAAAAGTPVVVHSGDRVPTQKQDAYKHVLDELGVRTDLDPAESAAMVDDVGFGFYYQPRFNPGIDDLFERRDTMGVRTFVNTVETLANPANADVHLGSFYHLPFAKKMVRTLKQSESSTVDRALFFQGMEGYDDVRPGETVVAEWPIEGDESDDEDIADFEIRTGDLGMDVTSEDLGVDDVAAESAAITEAVLAGEREDGFADAVALNAALRIYAREDADSIGDGLDQARAAVEDGSAADALESLRSF